From the genome of Chiloscyllium plagiosum isolate BGI_BamShark_2017 unplaced genomic scaffold, ASM401019v2 scaf_14889, whole genome shotgun sequence, one region includes:
- the LOC122546333 gene encoding aquaporin-2-like, producing MKQLKEELQSESFWRALTAEFLGTAAFVFSSVGCALPWAGNSPSTLQIALGFGLGVTTVSVFTQGVSGGQLNPAVSFALFLSLRISPLRAVLYMAMQGLGAITACALLYALTPQDIRGELGLNK from the coding sequence ATGAAGCAGCTAAAGGAAGAACTGCAGAGTGAGTCATTCTGGAGAGCTCTGACTGCTGAATTCCTGGGTACTGCAGCCTTTGTATTCTCCAGTGTGGGCTGTGCTCTGCCCTGGGCTGGAAACAGCCCTAGCACTCTGCAGATAGCTTTGGGCTTTGGTCTAGGAGTGACCACTGTCTCTGTGTTCACACAGGGAGTGAGTGGGGGCCAGCTCAACCCTGCTGTCAGCTTTGCTTTGTTCCTCAGTCTGCGAATTAGCCCACTTCGGGCTGTACTGTACATGGCTATGCAAGGGCTGGGGGCAATCACAGCGTGCGCCCTACTCTACGCACTTACACCGCAAGATATCCGTGGAGAGCTGGGACTTAACAAG